A part of Aegilops tauschii subsp. strangulata cultivar AL8/78 chromosome 2, Aet v6.0, whole genome shotgun sequence genomic DNA contains:
- the LOC109737120 gene encoding acyl transferase 15-like → MSAGAVTKSAPVLVVGPPGGNDAVVHLTSSFDRIVPPIGVTALLLFDRPIPEPADTIRTALSRALAHYRPVAGRLAADADADGKLLRIEGAAGVPFVAASASYALADVTVPLLGGLAARYPGRLCRHADPLLLVQVTVFACGGFAVAATWNHVLTDGEGMAQFLGAVGELARGASPAPSITPLRADDGSLLSLPPSTVAAQKQGGSPVLKMNLALLDVTVPADLIGRVRTEFDAAGLGGPCTAFEAVAAVLWRCRTRAAVVSVSDEAPVTLLFAANMRRLAGARPGYYGNCAVLQPLTSTRGAVANGAAADVARMIRRAKERIPDLLAPGGTTTEQGAVALTYSTLVVSSWRNLGFEAADFGGGRPARVTWHWHGEGTTVPSCVVCPPGTDGDNGGVSVTSLFVRPEHAKAFLAELAAMSPASMPSPSPSP, encoded by the coding sequence ATGAGCGCCGGGGCGGTGACCAAGTCGGCGCCGGTGCTCGTCGTCGGCCCACCTGGCGGCAACGACGCCGTGGTCCACCTCACCTCCTCCTTCGACCGGATCGTCCCTCCTATTGGGGTCACCGCGCTGCTCCTCTTCGACCGGCCGATCCCCGAGCCGGCGGACACCATCAGGACGGCGCTCTCGAGGGCGCTGGCCCACTACCGCCCCGTCGCCGGCCGCCTcgccgccgacgccgacgccgatgGCAAGCTCCTGCGCATCGAGGGCGCGGCCGGCGTGCCGTTCGTCGCCGCGTCGGCGTCCTACGCGCTGGCGGACGTCACGGTGCCGCTGCTCGGCGGCCTCGCGGCGCGGTACCCCGGAAGGCTCTGCCGCCACGCCGACCCGCTGCTGCTTGTGCAGGTCACCGTGTTCGCCTGCGGCGGGTTCGCCGTCGCCGCGACGTGGAACCACGTGCTGACGGATGGCGAGGGCATGGCGCAGTTCCTGGGCGCCGTCGGGGAGCTCGCGCGCGGGGCGTCCCCGGCGCCGTCCATCACGCCGCTCCGCGCCGACGACGGCTCGCTCCTGAGCCTCCCGCCGTCGACGGTTGCCGCGCAGAAGCAGGGGGGCAGCCCCGTGCTCAAAATGAACCTCGCGCTCCTGGACGTCACCGTCCCCGCCGACCTGATCGGCCGCGTCAGGACCGAGTTCGACGCCGCCGGCCTCGGCGGCCCGTGCACGGCGTTCGAGGCCGTCGCGGCGGTGCTGTGGCGGTGCCGGACCCGCGCGGCCGTCGTCTCAGTCTCCGACGAGGCCCCCGTGACCCTCTTGTTCGCGGCCAACATGCGCCGGCTCGCCGGCGCCAGGCCCGGGTACTACGGCAACTGCGCGGTGCTGCAGCCGCTGACCTCGACGCGCGGCGCGGTGGCGAACGGCGCGGCCGCGGACGTGGCGAGGATGATCCGGCGCGCGAAGGAGAGGATCCCCGACCTGCTCGCCCCCGGCGGCACGACGACGGAGCAGGGGGCGGTGGCGCTGACGTACAGCACGCTGGTGGTGTCGAGCTGGAGGAACCTGGGGTTCGAGGCGGCGGACTTCGGCGGCGGGAGGCCGGCGCGGGTGACATGGCACTGGCACGGGGAGGGGACGACGGTGCCGAGCTGCGTCGTGTGCCCGCCGGGCACGGACGGCGACAACGGCGGGGTCAGCGTGACATCGCTCTTCGTCAGGCCGGAGCACGCCAAGGCATTCCTAGCTGAGCTCGCCGCCATGTCGCCGGCATCCAtgccatcaccatcaccatcaccatga